A section of the Babylonia areolata isolate BAREFJ2019XMU chromosome 1, ASM4173473v1, whole genome shotgun sequence genome encodes:
- the LOC143291863 gene encoding uncharacterized protein LOC143291863 → MAGLATARHLATYHPTTHSSGGSEDASSPSPGVTTPPPSPSPGGKSSSLLETPTRKNKRKLSEPKKRGTDFSIKRLCPDSPGGSAMSESGCSDDGAEDNNGAVRRTRPARRRLSHERDDSSSRGPSEREDTPVPSSSNGHVPGASHHPFFPAGLPTTACFMPGFYLTDGRTGFPPPPFQALPLGLPHPGFPPLPEQRVESLHGQGHSSHQALKPQDLSRGGAESPDNLSGDDSAHGSSGGRKPRKNYKNMTRERRVEANARERTRVHTISAAFEALRRAVPSYSYNQKLSKLAILRIACTYIMALARLADVDCSNITEPIVPDSFADCVDLCTRTIQTEGRARRRH, encoded by the coding sequence ATGGCCGGACTCGCCACAGCCCGTCACCTGGCCACATATCACCCCACAACCCACAGCAGTGGAGGCAGCGAAGATGCCAGTTCTCCCTCACCAGGAGtgaccactcccccaccctccccatcccctggtGGAAAAAGTTCCTCTCTTCTGGAAACCCCAACGCGTAAAAACAAACGAAAGCTGAGCGAGCCTAAGAAGCGAGGCACAGACTTTAGCATCAAGCGCCTGTGTCCGGACTCGCCAGGGGGCAGTGCCATGTCCGAGAGTGGTTGTAGTGACGACGGTGCCGAGGATAATAACGGCGCTGTCAGGAGGACGAGACCTGCACGACGACGGTTGTCTCACGAACGTGATGACTCTTCATCCCGCGGACCTAGTGAACGAGAGGATACACCGGTGCCCAGCAGCAGTAACGGTCATGTTCCTGGGGCGTCCCACCATCCCTTTTTCCCTGCTGGGCTGCCAACCACTGCCTGCTTCATGCCGGGATTCTATTTAACAGACGGTCGCACAGGCTTTCCTCCCCCACCTTTCCAGGCCCTGCCACTTGGTCTGCCTCACCCCGGATTTCCGCCTTTGCCAGAACAGCGAGTAGAATCGCTTCATGGGCAGGGGCACTCTAGTCACCAGGCGCTTAAACCTCAGGATCTGTCTCGTGGAGGAGCAGAATCTCCAGACAATCTCTCAGGGGACGACAGTGCCCATGGAAGCAGCGGCGGTCGCAAGCCAAGGAAGAACTACAAGAACATGACTCGGGAAAGACGGGTTGAGGCCAACGCCAGAGAAAGGACTCGAGTGCACACCATCAGTGCTGCCTTTGAGGCATTACGGAGGGCCGTGCCCTCCTACTCCTACAACCAGAAACTGTCCAAGCTGGCCATCCTGAGGATAGCTTGCACCTACATTATGGCACTGGCCAGGCTAGCTGATGTGGACTGTAGCAACATCACGGAGCCCATCGTTCCAGACTCCTTCGCGGACTGCGTGGATCTTTGCACAAGGACAATCCAGACCGAGGGCAGGGCAAGAAGGAGACATTGA